In Comamonadaceae bacterium OS-1, a single window of DNA contains:
- the yfiH gene encoding polyphenol oxidase — MTDWIVPDWPAPERVRAVFTTRAGGISAAPYDALNLGDHVGDALADVQANRAWLATAIAAQPVFLQQVHGRVVAHLTGPTLDTRVADASLTTQPGVACTAMVADCLPVLFTDMQGTVVAAAHAGWRGLLGVDGQGVLEATYKEIKALALAGPAQAATEIIAWLGPCIGPTAFEVGPEVPAAFIAQQPEAAALFVRHGPGKWLANLPGLARLRLQALGLQGIYGNDGSLDWCTVSQPSRFFSYRRSGVCGRMAACIWLQG; from the coding sequence CCGTGTTCACCACCCGCGCCGGGGGCATATCTGCCGCGCCGTATGACGCGCTGAATTTGGGCGACCACGTGGGCGATGCGCTGGCCGACGTGCAGGCCAACCGCGCCTGGCTGGCCACCGCAATAGCCGCCCAGCCGGTGTTCCTGCAACAGGTGCATGGCCGCGTGGTGGCCCACCTGACCGGGCCGACCCTTGATACCCGGGTGGCCGATGCCAGCCTCACCACCCAGCCCGGCGTGGCCTGCACCGCCATGGTGGCCGACTGCCTGCCGGTGCTGTTTACCGACATGCAGGGCACGGTGGTGGCCGCCGCACACGCGGGCTGGCGCGGCCTGCTGGGGGTGGACGGGCAGGGTGTGCTGGAAGCCACTTACAAGGAAATAAAGGCTCTTGCGCTTGCTGGACCAGCACAAGCAGCTACTGAAATAATAGCGTGGCTGGGTCCGTGCATCGGGCCGACGGCCTTCGAGGTGGGGCCGGAGGTGCCCGCCGCCTTCATCGCCCAGCAGCCCGAGGCCGCCGCGTTGTTTGTGCGCCACGGCCCCGGCAAATGGCTGGCCAACCTGCCCGGCCTGGCCCGACTGCGTTTGCAGGCGCTGGGTCTACAGGGCATCTATGGCAACGACGGCAGCCTGGACTGGTGCACCGTCAGCCAGCCCTCACGCTTCTTCTCGTACCGGCGCAGCGGGGTCTGCGGGCGCATGGCCGCCTGTATCTGGCTGCAGGGCTAA